The Bicyclus anynana chromosome 3, ilBicAnyn1.1, whole genome shotgun sequence genome has a window encoding:
- the LOC112054894 gene encoding uncharacterized protein LOC112054894 isoform X1 has protein sequence MRRAVANTIVMVRKYERMSGRQSWSEEEMAKAVAAVVSGKMGYKLAARTFHIPRSTLQRRASKVRYQQPDDPKPLMGHYRRVFTENQEKDLVGYIKSMEKYFMGVSRRDIRELAFQYAEDNSLNHPFDCNTRMAGEDWVRNFLKRNPELLHRSERDYEPVNFDQFYHFMCQS, from the exons ATGCGGCGCGCGGTCGCCAACACG ATAGTCATGGTACGGAAATACGAAAGAATGAGTGGTCGACAATCCTGGAGTGAAGAGGAAATGGCCAAGGCCGTAGCAGCGGTTGTGTCTGGCAAAATGGGGTACAAACTGGCAGCCAGAACGTTTCACATACCTCGCTCAACACTCCAAAGAAGAGCTAGTAAAGTTAGATACCAGCAACCCGACGATCCAAAGCCTTTAATGGGACATTATAGACGCGTTTTCACGGAGAATCAGGAAAAGGATTTAGTCGGTTATATCAAGAGcatggaaaaatatttcatggGCGTGTCGAGGAGAGACATTAGGGAGCTCGCATTCCAGTACGCGGAAGACAATAGTCTTAATCATCCTTTCGACTGCAATACGCGGATGGCGGGCGAGGATTGGGTGAGGAACTTCCTCAAGAGAAATCCAGAGCTGCTTCACAGATCGGAAAGGGACTATGAGCCGGTGAACTTCGATCAGTTCTATCACTTCATGTGCCAATCATGA
- the LOC112054894 gene encoding uncharacterized protein LOC112054894 isoform X2: MVRKYERMSGRQSWSEEEMAKAVAAVVSGKMGYKLAARTFHIPRSTLQRRASKVRYQQPDDPKPLMGHYRRVFTENQEKDLVGYIKSMEKYFMGVSRRDIRELAFQYAEDNSLNHPFDCNTRMAGEDWVRNFLKRNPELLHRSERDYEPVNFDQFYHFMCQS, encoded by the coding sequence ATGGTACGGAAATACGAAAGAATGAGTGGTCGACAATCCTGGAGTGAAGAGGAAATGGCCAAGGCCGTAGCAGCGGTTGTGTCTGGCAAAATGGGGTACAAACTGGCAGCCAGAACGTTTCACATACCTCGCTCAACACTCCAAAGAAGAGCTAGTAAAGTTAGATACCAGCAACCCGACGATCCAAAGCCTTTAATGGGACATTATAGACGCGTTTTCACGGAGAATCAGGAAAAGGATTTAGTCGGTTATATCAAGAGcatggaaaaatatttcatggGCGTGTCGAGGAGAGACATTAGGGAGCTCGCATTCCAGTACGCGGAAGACAATAGTCTTAATCATCCTTTCGACTGCAATACGCGGATGGCGGGCGAGGATTGGGTGAGGAACTTCCTCAAGAGAAATCCAGAGCTGCTTCACAGATCGGAAAGGGACTATGAGCCGGTGAACTTCGATCAGTTCTATCACTTCATGTGCCAATCATGA